The proteins below are encoded in one region of Phaseolus vulgaris cultivar G19833 chromosome 1, P. vulgaris v2.0, whole genome shotgun sequence:
- the LOC137814252 gene encoding uncharacterized protein — MAANGGGSFLTLWCAGAIQNQHVSQSTTCFGVPHHHRKRKMPHRLVVVAVTQGSAESGKSEEKIPSWAKPNSDEPPPWARDEPNNNTSQQGFEIPFYAYLLASAITAIAAIGSIFEYVNQRPVFGVLTSDNMFYAPLLGFFVFTGIPSSAFLWFKSVQAANKEAEEQDKKDGYL, encoded by the exons atggCAGCCAATGGCGGTGGCAGCTTCTTGACACTGTGGTGTGCCGGTGCTATCCAAAATCAACATGTATCACAATCTACAACTTGTTTCGGAGTTCCCCACCACCACCGGAAGAGGAAAATGCCGCACAGGTTAGTTGTCGTGGCAGTGACCCAAGGCTCTGCCGAGTCAGGCAAGTCCGAGGAAAAAATCCCTTCATGGGCCAAACCAAACTCCGATGAACCACCGCCATGGGCCAGGGATGAGCCCAACAACAACACTTCACAACAAGGATTTGAAATCCCCTTCTACGCTTATTTACTTGCCTCTGCTATCACCGCAATCGCTGCT ATAGGTTCCATTTTCGAATACGTGAACCAGAGACCGGTTTTCGGAGTATTAACCTCGGACAACATGTTTTATGCTCCCTTACTAGGTTTCTTTGTCTTCACTGGCATCCCCTCTTCG GCTTTTCTTTGGTTCAAGTCTGTTCAAGCTGCTAATAAGGAAGCAGAAGAACAAGACAAGAAGGATGGGTATTTATAG
- the LOC137814258 gene encoding histone acetyltransferase GCN5, with translation MESHGGGPLRSRSSQSPSPSHSASASATSSIHKRKRASEDHVPPFPPSSFSADTRDGALTSNDDLESISARGADSDSDDDSEDAVVDDDEDDYDNDSSMRTFTASRLGNPPSAPRNSKLKTDNSTVKIENSDGAKDPVSAGAGAAEAVGSVPGIVVKEDPTKIFTDNLQTSGAYTAREESLKKEEEAGRLKFVCHSNDGVDEHMVWLIGLKNIFARQLPNMPKEYIVRLVMDRSHKSVMVIRRNHVVGGITYRPYASQRFGEIAFCAITADEQVKGYGTRLMNHLKQYARDVDGLTHFLTYADNNAVGYFIKQGFTKEIHLEKDRWQGYIKDYDGGILMECKIDPKLPYTDLSTMIRRQRQAIDEKIRELSNCHIVYTGIDFQKKEAGIPKKIIDDIPGLREAGWTPDQWGHSRFRSLNVSTDNTTNQKHLSGFMRSLLKSMHDHADAWPFKEPVDARDVPDYYDIIKDPMDLKTMSKRVESELYYVTFEMFVADVRRMFANARTYNSPETIYYKCATRLESHFQSKVQAGLQPGSKIQ, from the exons ATGGAGTCTCACGGCGGAGGACCCCTTCGTTCCCGCAGTTCCCAGTCCCCTTCTCCTTCGCACTCCGCCTCAGCCTCCGCCACATCCTCCATCCACAAGCGCAAGCGCGCGTCTGAGGACCACGTGCCTCCCTTCCCGCCCTCCTCCTTCTCCGCCGACACGCGCGACGGCGCCCTCACCTCCAATGACGACCTGGAGAGCATCTCCGCCCGAGGCGCCGACTCCGACTCAGACGACGACTCCGAGGACGCCGTCGTCGACGATGACGAGGACGACTACGACAACGATTCCTCCATGCGCACCTTCACCGCCTCCAGACTCGGTAATCCTCCCTCCGCTCCCCGCAATTCAAAGCTCAAGACTGATAACTCCACCGTCAAAATTGAGAACTCCGACGGCGCAAAAGACCCCGTAAGCGCCGGAGCCGGTGCCGCCGAGGCCGTTGGATCCGTCCCTGGCATTGTGGTTAAGGAGGACCCGACTAAGATTTTTACTGATAATTTGCAAACGAGTGGGGCTTACACAGCTCGGGAAGAGAGTCTCAAGAAGGAG GAGGAAGCGGGAAGGCTTAAATTCGTATGCCATTCAAACGATGGTGTTGATGAGCATATGGTCTG GTTGATTGGATTGAAGAATATATTTGCTAGACAACTTCCCAATATGCCCAAGGAGTACATTGTCCGGCTTGTCATGGATAG GAGCCACAAGTCTGTAATGGTTATCAGGCGAAATCACGTTGTTGGAGGCATTACATATCGCCCATATGCTAG CCAGAGGTTTGGTGAGATAGCCTTTTGTGCAATTACAGCTGATGAGCAAGTAAAGGGTTATGGTACCAGATTGATGAATCACTTAAAACAGTATGCACGTGATGTGGATGGGCTGACACATTTTCTCACATATGCTGACAACAATGCTGTTGGCTATTTTATCAAACAG GGATTTACAAAAGAGATTCACTTGGAGAAAGATCGATGGCAAGG TTATATAAAGGATTATGACGGAGGAATTCTCATGGAATGCAAGATAGATCCAAAGCTCCCTTACACTGATTTGTCAACTATGATCCGTCGTCAAAGGCAG GCTATTGATGAAAAAATCAGAGAGCTGTCAAACTGTCACATAGTCTATACCGGAATTGATTTTCAGAAG AAAGAAGCTGGCATTccgaaaaaaattattgatgacATCCCCGGTTTGA GGGAGGCTGGATGGACTCCTGATCAGTGGGGTCATTCACGATTCAGAAGTCTAAATGTCTCTACTGACAATACCACTAATCAAAAACATTTGTCTGGTTTTATGCGATCACTTCTAAAG TCAATGCATGATCATGCTGACGCTTGGCCATTCAAGGAACCAGTTGATGCACGGGATGTTCCTGATTATTATGACATCATCAAAGATCCAATGG ATTTGAAGACAATGTCCAAGAGGGTGGAGTCAGAGCTATATTATGTAACGTTTGAGATGTTTGTTGCTGATGTCAGAAGAATGTTTGCGAATGCACGCACCTATAATTCTCCAGAAACCATTTATTACAAATGTGCTACAAG GTTAGAATCCCACTTTCAAAGCAAAGTACAAGCGGGTCTCCAGCCTGGTTCCAAAATTCAGTAG
- the LOC137814257 gene encoding uncharacterized protein, producing MPFTMKIQPIDSPVHDEALRLEPVKAVIKSRLKRLLERQFSGVLRNSAAEKIVAGELPRSGKDGSADFEPSSACLAKMVQSFMEENPEKHSAAGKCAHNRYNSFEDSSDAETSAFGSFGNSNYSSSGEMHEILKGMVACASVYERNLLADTTKIIEKNKATCKRKDDCCRKIVTEGLLALGYDASVCKSRWEKSTFCPAGEYEYIDVIIGKERVVVDVDFRSEFEIARPTKIYKAILHTLPYVFVGKCDRLQSIVAIASEAAKLSLKKRCMHVPPWRKVEYVRAKWLSPYTCLRGVKEETEEKNQLVEALVLTAAAAACETSREDNEKSKSKLVVQKPLEMKPKSSQSGLAAVFHEKP from the exons ATGCCTTTCACAATGAAGATTCAGCCAATTGATTCGCCCGTTCATGATGAGGCGCTTCGGCTTGAGCCTGTGAAGGCGGTGATCAAGTCGCGGCTGAAGCGGCTCCTGGAGCGCCAGTTCTCTGGCGTCCTCCGCAATTCGGCAGCGGAGAAGATCGTGGCAGGGGAGCTTCCGCGTTCCGGCAAAGACGGTTCCGCTGATTTCGAACCGAGCTCAGCGTGTCTGGCGAAGATGGTGCAGAGTTTCATGGAGGAGAATCCCGAGAAGCATTCCGCTGCCGGGAAATGCGCGCATAACCGCTACAACAGCTTCGAGGATAGCTCTGATGCAGAAACGAGTGCGTTTGGCAGTTTCGGCAACTCCAATTATTCTTCCTCTGGTGAAATGCACGAAATTCTCAAg GGTATGGTGGCATGTGCGAGTGTGTATGAGAGGAATTTGCTAGCGGACACTACAAAGATCATTGAGAAGAACAAGGCAACTTGCAAACGGAAGGACGATTGTTGCAGAAAGATCGTCACTGAAGGGTTGTTGGCTCTCGGATACGACGCTTCTGTATGCAAATCTCGCTGGGAAAAATCAACTTTCTGCCCCGCCG GGGAATATGAATACATTGATGTGATAATTGGAAAGGAGCGGGTGGTGGTTGACGTTGACTTCAGATCAGAATTCGAGATTGCTCGACCCACCAAGATATACAAAGCGATCCTCCATACCCTTCCTTACGTCTTCGTTGGCAAGTGTGACCGGTTGCAGAGCATCGTGGCCATCGCTTCGGAGGCTGCGAAGCTGAGTCTGAAGAAAAGGTGCATGCACGTTCCGCCGTGGAGAAAAGTGGAATACGTCAGAGCCAAATGGCTCTCCCCCTACACGTGCTTGCGTGGAGTCAAAGAGGAGACCGAAGAGAAAAATCAACTTGTGGAAGCGTTAGTGTTAACTGCCGCCGCTGCTGCATGCGAAACTTCCCGTGAAGATAATgaaaaatcaaagtcaaagTTGGTGGTTCAGAAGCCACTGGAGATGAAACCCAAGAGCTCACAGTCCGGTCTGGCAGCTGTGTTCCATGAAAAACCCtga
- the LOC137814253 gene encoding histone H2A variant 1-like: MGGKGGKGLVAGKTTAANKDKDKDKKRPVSRSSRAGIQFPVGRIHRQLKQRVQANGRVGATAAVYLASILEYLTAEVLELAGNASKDLKVKRITPRHLQLAIRGDEELDTLIKGTIAGGGVIPHIHKSLINKAAKE, translated from the exons ATGGGGGGAAAAGGAGGGAAAGGACTCGTGGCTGGCAAAACCACGGCAGCCAACAAGGACAAAGACAAGGATAAGAAAAGGCCTGTCTCTCGTTCATCCCGTGCTGGGATCCAG TTTCCGGTGGGTCGTATCCACAGGCAGTTGAAGCAAAGAGTGCAAGCCAATGGACGAGTGGGAGCAACTGCTGCTGTGTACTTGGCATCAATTCTGGAATATCTGACCGCTGAAGTTCTGGAGTTGGCTGGGAATGCAAGCAAGGATCTGAAGGTGAAGAGGATCACACCCAGGCACTTGCAGCTCGCTATCAGGGGAGATGAAGAACTTGACACCCTCATCAAGGGGACCATTGCTGGTGGTGGTGTCATCCCTCACATCCACAAGTCCTTGATCAACAAAGCTGCCAAAGAATGA